The DNA sequence ACATATATCCTGTATTAAGGGAAGATTTTTTTTGTGCGATGACAACGGATATCCTATATTAATAACCCTGCAGGCCATGGATAGAGCGCACAGGTTAGGTCAGAAAAAAGTTGTTAATGTCCACCGTCTAATAATGCGTGGTACTTTGGAAGAGAAGGTTATGAGTCTGCAAAGGTTTAAAGTGTCTGTGGCTAATGCTGTGATTAATGCGGAGAATGCTAGCATGAAGACGATGAATACGGATCAGTTGCTTGATTTGTTTGCTTCAGCAGATACCTCCAAGAAGGTATTATGATTACCCCTCGTTTATACCTGCAAGTATATGCTTTTGTTATTCCAACTGTCAATTAGCGTGATTTATAGTTCTTTTCATTGGTTTGTGTATGATAATCGTTAATATCATCATTTAACAATGTTACTGATAGGGTTCTTCTGCCgggaagagtttggaaaacaaCCCTGAAGGAGACGCTAAACTAGTAGGTACCGGAAAGGGGCTGAAAGCCATACTTGGGGGATTGGAAGAGCTATGGGACCAATCACAATACACAGAAGAGTACAATCTAAATCAATTCTTAGCAAAACTAAATGGTTAATTAAGTCAGAGGAGTGTACATATATCCAACGACTACAAATTTTGGCATTGTAACATCTCATTTTTTACTCCTCCGTGCTCCCCCTCCCCCTCTCtccctttttctctttctttttcctccTCCTCGTCCCCCTcctctttattattattttttttcccttttcgGGAGTTGCTTTGTGAACACCCCCAATGGCAGGCATGTACCCTTTGGTGGTGCAGTGATGTGTAGAGAAATGGAATAGTGACGGCTTCTGGGAGGGGATGGAGTCCCATTaatttttggaattttgtaTATATACAATCAGTCCTAATGGTAATTATAGTTTTTAGCCTTTGTTAACACGAATTACCTTGCATTTTTGCCGGATTGTTTTAAAGCTACCAGCCTACCAATACCAAACCACAAATTAGTATAAATCAGTCTTAAAACTCAGCTGTTAGTCATAATTCGCCGCTAATCAACAATGACGGCTATTCAAAgttattgtttaatatttaattcGCATTCTCGTGCTATGTAATGTAACTACCAAAAATTCGTTAGCGTATATTCCGATTCTGCATGCTGACATTGTTAGGTTACTTAAAGtataaatcttaattttttcttctcaagtattgaaaatttcaaagttttaggtttttaatatttttttccgTATTTAACAGTTTAATAAGTGTATATTTGTTAATTGTTAGTactgttatttttattaataaacttaaagtatttaatttttaattaacgTTAGAGCAAAGTCAGCAAACTACCAAGTGTTCCAAAAGATTTAAATGCAGATagaaatatttctaaaaatctaaaatgataaaaaaaacacattaaaaagaatttaaaaacaTGACAATAAAACACTTTTCATTTTCTAAGTAACAAATGATTTTTGTATTGATAAATagtttttgtatttgattttaattttgtagAAGTATTTGGACAATTATTTAAAAAGGTATAtgcaaaaaattataataaaacataatccttaaaactttttatttcttaagatattttttggccattcaaaaaaaatagcaaaaaagaatttgtattaaaatatcaaaattttaaagacaaaGATTTCATTTATTTCAGTGTGATTGAAAAATTGTATTAAACTTCTATTTCTAAAGTCATtttgagaatatatatatatatatatatatatatatatatatatatatatatatctaatattttattaaattggttatgttttataaaaatatttttatcaatttaatctttcgaaaatatttttaccGATGTTTATTTTGGTGATTTACTGTAAAAGTTGAAGCCGTCTCACTTTAAAAATGGTTATCCATAtagaaaactagaaaaatataattaattttgttgtATACAGTGTTTCATCGAGTACTGTACGATTGGATCCTGATAGTTTACATGTGTAttgagattaaaaaaaaaaaggaattatTCATATTCGAATACATATTTTTCTATCTGATAATTATATAGCAGGTGAAATGAATTACTatgtaaaaattataaatagaaGGATTAATAATAGGCATATTTTTGGATTAGCGAGTTGACTACTTGATTCATTTAATTGCTATTATGAATTCAAGACTTAACTTTATTTTTTGGTGTCTAAGACTTAAACTTTGTTTTTTCCGATGAAGGTTTTGTTGAAATTTATCTTTTCCGacaatatattatatattaattttgataaaaaaaattattaaaatcaactactaaaattaattattaaaatagaatataataaaatataaaaaatatattttatattaaaaataaattaaattatacatatatttaatatttatatagaGATATAAAGTGACTAATTTGAAAGCAAATTCTTGGTCTGCACGTCgcattttttattatctatttatgGGTATGCGCATACAGTGGGTTTTGAGATGTAAGGGGAGAGGAGAGGAATTAAAACGGGATAATATGGATAGGAATGCGCGGCAGTGAATCAtagaaatagaaatagaaatagaaatTGGAATTGAAGCCATGAGCGTCAACATGGTGGCAGTGGCGTCCATGGCCACTCCATCCATCACCATCAGCTTCActaattccaaatcacttactctttcctcttcttcttctcaactTCCCAGCTGCTGGCCTTCTTCTAATTCAACTCTTCGTCGTCATCCTTCTTCTTGTGCCCTCACTCTTCGCTGTGGCGCCGCCGTCTTTGCCTCTTCCTCTTCCCCTTTCACTTCCCCCAATTCCAATTCAAGTTCCGTGGTATCATTCTATTCTCACTATTTCAATTTCTATCTTCCTTTTCATCAGGTGATCCTGTAGTTGActttgatttttcagattgtggcCGCGCTTGGAATCGATGCGCAGTCTGAGCGTGATTACGAGCCTCTTCAGGTTATGATTTCGGGTGCTCCTGCTTCCGGAAAAGGCACTCAATGCGAGCTTATCAAACACAAGGTTGGTTCGTTCCCCTTCCCTctttattatgattattattaatcCCTTTCTTCCTTCAACGCTTCACTTACTCATTACTCGTATGTGATTTGTGTAGTACGGTTTAGTGCACGTTGCTGCTGGTGATTTGCTTAGGGCTGAGATCGCCACTGGCAGTGATAATGGAAAGCTTGCTAAACAGTATATGGAGAAAGGTCAACTTGTTCCCGATCATATTGTTGTCATGGTAATGCTACCTTCTTATTTCTCTTCTCTCGTTATTCAtgttgtatgtatgtatgtatgtatgtatgtatgtatgtatgtggTTGATGTGGGGTGTGTGTGTAGATGGTGAAGGATCGTCTCTTGAAGCCTGATGCTAAGGACAATGGTTGGCTTCTCGATGGATATCCGCGGAGCTTGTCTCAGGCTACTGCCCTCAAAGGATTCGGCTTCCAACCTgatatcttcattcttctcgaggtattctttcatttcttgctttctttttgtttctttggcTTCTAGTGTTTTATAATTATGACCCTGATTCCCTCATAATCATAAATGCCCTTACTAGTTCTACATAAAGCAGTTTTTTTTTGTGATGTTAAAAAAAGGGGtttggaaaaaagaaaaagagggggggggggggggggggacaACTTATTATGGTCAAATATTTATATTCAGCATAATATATCATATTCATTCACAAAAATTTGTCCAAGGTTGCAAGTTCACAAGTAATCTTTTAATTTGAAGTTCTGGACCAACCATATTAATCATCACTTCCATCAATTGTGTGAATAACTGCAGTGTTGTCTTGTGGAGATCCCTTGTACTGATATAAATACTAGGAGCCATCAGTTGTATGTGATAATTTATGATTGAATTTGCAGGTTTCTGAAGATATTCTTGTCGAGAGAGTAGTAGGGCGGAGATTAGATCCTGTTACTGGAAAGATATATCACTTGAAGTATTCTCCTCCAGAGACAGAAGAAATTGCAGCACGGCTTACCCAGCGTTTTGATGATACTGAAGAAAAGGCATGAATATTTAAACTATCATGTTGATTCTGTAAATATCCCACtgttcccccccccccccccccccccccttctcctcctctctcttctGTGTGTAACTAAGTGCAACTAAAAGTTCTTTTCCTTCATTGATTTAGGTAAAGTTGCGATTGAACACGCACCATCAAAATGTGGAGGCAGTGCTTTCAATGTATAAAGATATCACCGTTAaggtctctctctctctctctctctctctctctctctctctctctctctacagTATAAGATTGAGTATCCATACTTCAATGGCAGTCATCTTCTTATGGACTAACTTATCCTGTTCAAAACAACTTATAATCGGAAGTTCCTGCCAGAGCTACTATCTCTCCTAAAATAAGGCAACTCCGAATAGCATATCTTCTCAGGAGACTGAAGACAAAACTATAATTGACTTCTGCATATATGAAATAGTTAGTAACATTAACATAATGATGCATTCGAATATTCTTGTGCATTCTGATATAGTGATATTGGAATATCTAGATGAAAACTGATTAAGAGTCCTAGTCATCTTAATTATCCTCTTAATTTCTAAATGAagaaagtttaatttttatcttttttatgttttcaaaaaataacttatatatttgaattttacttATTTTAGTATTAGTAAGATAAATTAGGACTCTCAATCATTACTCGGATGAACACTAACTAATATGCTCATATGATTTTGTTGCTTTTAGATTAACGGAAATGTCTCCAAGGAGGAAGTATTTGCTCAAATTGACAGTGCACTTACGAGTCTTTTGGAACAAAGGAAGGCTGCATCAGGATCTGTGGCCGCTTAGATTAGCATCTTTTGACATTTTGATCTATCCTGACGTCCTGCTCTTGGTAAcggattttatgatttatttatataatgaCTTAATAAAAGACTTCATGCAAAGTAGGCTGCCCGTAAAAACTGATTGGTTAAAATTGTCTCATGGCTTTG is a window from the Arachis stenosperma cultivar V10309 chromosome 3, arast.V10309.gnm1.PFL2, whole genome shotgun sequence genome containing:
- the LOC130966741 gene encoding adenylate kinase, chloroplastic; translated protein: MSVNMVAVASMATPSITISFTNSKSLTLSSSSSQLPSCWPSSNSTLRRHPSSCALTLRCGAAVFASSSSPFTSPNSNSSSVIVAALGIDAQSERDYEPLQVMISGAPASGKGTQCELIKHKYGLVHVAAGDLLRAEIATGSDNGKLAKQYMEKGQLVPDHIVVMMVKDRLLKPDAKDNGWLLDGYPRSLSQATALKGFGFQPDIFILLEVSEDILVERVVGRRLDPVTGKIYHLKYSPPETEEIAARLTQRFDDTEEKVKLRLNTHHQNVEAVLSMYKDITVKINGNVSKEEVFAQIDSALTSLLEQRKAASGSVAA